Genomic window (Gelria sp. Kuro-4):
GGGGACCCTGGCGGAACTCATCTGGCGCATTTACCGCGAGACGGGGTATCTGGCCTACGTCGCCGGCCTGCCGGCCGGGGCCCAGCGCCAGGCCAACCTGCGCGCCCTCTACGACCGGGCCCGCCAGTTCGAGAGCTTCGGGCGGCCGGGGCTTTTTCGCTTCCTGCGTTTCCTCAAGCGCCTCAAGGAGCAGGAGGGCGACCTGGGTACGGCGCGGGCACTGGGCGAGAACGAGAACGTGGTGCGCGTCATGAGCATCCATAAGAGCAAAGGTCTGGAGTTCCCGGTGGTCTTCGTGGCGGATCTCGGGAAGCAGTTCAACCTGGACGACCTTAAGGGCGACATCCTGCTCCACCGCGACCTGGGCCTGGGGCCGCTGGTGGTGGACCTCGACCTGCGCTTGAAGTACCCCAGCCTCGCCTACCGTGCCATCCAGGTGGTGGGGCGGGAGGAGACGCTGGCGGAGGAGCTCCGCATCCTTTACGTGGCCCTTACCCGGGCGCGCGAGCGGCTGGTGCTGGTCGGTTCAGCCCCGAACCTGGACGCGCGCTGCCGGCACTGGGCCCAGGCGGCCGGCGGGCCGGGGTGGGAGCTGGCGCCGGGCGACATCCTGGGCGCGCGCACCTACCTGGACTGGCTGGGGCCCGCCCTGGCCCGCCACCCGGCGGGGGAGGTGCTCCGGGCAGGCCTTCCCGTTCAGGCGCCCGACCCGGCGGTGGCGGCGGACCCTTCGCGCTGGGAGCTCCACCTCTACCCGGCGGCGGAGGTGGCTGCCCTGGCCGAGCCCGGGTCTCCCGCGGACAGCAATGAGCCCGGCGCTGCACAGGTGTCGGCGCCGGGCGAGCCGGAGGATCCGGAGCTGGCAGAAGCGGTGCGGGCACGGCTCACCTGGCGGTACCCGCAGGCGGCGACCGGCGGGCTGGCTGCCAAGGTGAGCGTGAGCGAGCTTAAACAGCGGGCCCTGCTGGGCGCAGGTAGGGAGGAGGAAGAAGCGCCGGGGCGCCGGCTTTACCCCGTCCGGCCGGCGGAGCGGCCGCGTTTCGCCGGGGGCTCCGGGGAGCTGGCCGGCGCCGCGCGGGGCAGTGCCGCGCACCTGGTGCTCCAGCACCTGGACCTGTCCGGCGACCTTTCGCCGGCAGGGATCGAGGCCCAGGTGGCGAAGTTGACGGAGCGCGAGTTCCTCAACCCGGAGGAGGCGGCCGGCGTGGATGCCGCAGCCTTGGCGGCCTTCTTCGCCGGTCCCTTGGGGCGGCGGCTCACGTCGAGACCGGCCGCCGTGCGGCGGGAGGTGCCCTTCAGCCTGCGCCTGCCGGCGGGGGAGGTATACCCGGCGGCAGCCCTGACCCCGACCGAGGCCACGGAGCCGATCCTGGTACAGGGCATCATCGACTGCCTGGTGGCCGAACCCGAGGGGTGGCTCCTCCTCGACTTCAAGACCGATACGGTGCCACCGGCCGTCTTGGCCGCGCGCCTGCCCGGCTACCAGAAGCAGGTGGAGCTCTATGTGCGCGCGGTGACGGCCTGGAGCCGCCGACCGGTGAGCGAGGCCTACCTGTACTTCCTCGCTGCCGGACGGGCCGTGCGCGTCTTTCCTACCCCAGAATAGCTAGCTGCCGAGCCAGGTCGCGGTATTCCTGTAAAAGGCGCCGGTACTCGTCCACCTCCCGCTGGCTCATGAACCAGTGAACGTAGTCCCCGTACTCTTCGCTGTCCTGGGTTTCCGGAAGCCGCCTTTCGGCGAAGGTGTTAAGGTCCTGCCCGTACTTGACGGCAAAGGAATTCGCCCGCGCTTCGGCCTCCGCCAGCTGCCGTCCCAGCACATCCAAGCGCTGTTCAATAAAGGAGTGTAGGTTGCGCGCCACCAGTCGCCGTTCCTGATCGGGCAAAGAACAGAGGTCGACCTCACAGACCTGTGCCATGTCGGGCCCCTCCTTTTTGTAGGATGTATTCATATTATAGCAAAAAGTCTGTCCATATTCCAGGTTGAGTTTGAAGGCCGCCCCGCAGGGGGCAGCCTTCACTATAACCGGCGAGTGCGGTCCCGGCTTACCGGGCGCTGCCGTCGGCGAAAAACTCCTCCAGAAAGAGGTTGTGGGTGTGCTCGTCGTAGCCGATCACCTCGGCGTAGCGCCCCCAGTCCACCAGGGTTTCCAGCTGGCGCTGGGCCTCCGAAACCCCGAACTGCCGCTCCAGGATCTCCAGCAGAAATTCGCGCGGCAGGCGGCGGTTGGACTTGGTCTTGATGACGTGGATGATGCGCTTCAGGGCCGGCACGCGCTCCAGCACCTGCTGCCGAAAGATGTCCTTGCGCTCCAGCACCGAGGCTTCGGCGAAGGCTGCGCCCTTAGGAGTAAGCTCGATGTCGCCGGCCTCCACCCGCGCAAACCCCAAAAGCTCCACGCCCTGCACAATGGGCAGAAAGTCTTCCACATCGAGGATCAGGTCGTCGGCCAGGCGGTACAGGTCGGCCTTGCCGTCCATGTCTTCCAGCATCTCGATGAGCCCCGTCATGGCGCCGGCCCGTACGGGCGGGACAGGGGTGAAGCGCTTTTCTTCCGTCGCCGGCAGCGTCCGGTGGTCCGTCTCCCGCTCCTTGCGGGTCAGGACGCGGTAGAGCTCATCCACCCGGGCCATAAACGCCGGGTCTTCCCGGTCCCGCCAGTGGGGCAGGTCTATCGGAATGTCCGCCACCACGTGCGCCGGGTGGCCGGAGAGCACCACCGCCCGGTCGGCCATGTACACCAGCTCTTCGATGCCGTGGGTTACGAGGATGACGGCCCGGGTGGGGAGCTTCTTTTCCAGCCAGAGCTCGAGGAAGTCGCGGCGCAGGTTCTCGGCGGTGAGCACGTCCAGGGCCGAAAAGGGTTCATCCATGAGCAGCACGTCTGGCTCCACCGCCAGAGCGCGGCCGAAGCCGACGCGCTGCCGCATGCCGCCGGAAAGCTCCTTGGGGTAGGCGTTTTCAAAACCGTCCAGACCGACGATGTCGATGGCCGCCAGGGCCTTCCGGCGGCGCTCCTTCGGCGTCAGGTTCTTCTGCTTCAGGCCCAGTTCAACGTTTTCCAGGACGGTCAACCAGGGGAAAAGGGCGAAGGTCTGAAAGACAAAGCCTGCGCCGGGATTGACACCGGTGAGCGCCTGACCCCGGTAGAGGACGGTGCCGCCGGTCGGCTTAACGAGGCCGGCGATGATCCGAAGGAGTGTGGATTTGCCCGAGCCGGAGGGGCCGAGAATGCCCAAAAACTCTCCCTCACGCACGGTGAGGTTGATGTCATCCAGAACTGTCACCTTCTGGTCACCGACCTCGTACTGCTGCGCGACATGTTCCAGCTTAATCAGATCCGCCACAGGAGTTCACCTCACCCTATGAGCATTCAGCGGTCGGCATTGGGCGTTGAGAGGACGGCGGCTTCTAGATGGTTACCGCAGGCCCTCAAGCCAACAGCTGATCGCAAACGGCCAATTCACAGGCTGTACTTCTCTTCGGCCAGCTGGTAGAGCCGCCGCCAAAAGAGCCGGTTTACCGTGACCACGAAGAGCGACATCACCAGAATCCCCCAGATGATCTGGCCCCAGTTGCCGGCGCGGGTGGCCTGGGTGATGTAGGCGCCCAGCCCGCTGGCCGTCAGTTCGTGCCCCTTAAGGTCCAGTATCTCCGCCACGATGCTGGCGTTCCAGGCCCCGCCGGCAGCGGTGACGCCGCCCGTCACCAGGGCGCGCAGGATACCGGGGAGAATCAGTACCCGCCAGGTTTCCCAGCGCGACAACTTGAGGATAACCGCCGCTTCTTTGAGGTCGGCGGGCAGCCCGGAGGCGCCGGCGATGACGTTAAAGAGGATGTACCACTGGGTGCCCAGCATCATGAGCGGCACGGCCCCCAGCTCAAAGCTCAAACCGTAGCGCACATAGAGAAGGCCGAAAAAGGGGAAGAGCATGTTGGCCGGGAAAGAGGCCGCCAGCTGCGTGAGCGGCTGGGCAACCTGGTTCAGGCGCGGGTTAAGGCCGATGGCGACGCCCACAGGCACGGCCCAGAGCGCCCCCAGGAGGACCGCCGCCGAGGTGCGCAGTAAGGTGTAAAAGCCGAGGACCACCACGTACCAGAGCTCGGCGGCACCCAGCCGGGCGATGAGCACGACCCCGGCGCGGGCGTAGGGAAGAAGGACCAGGAACACAAGCCCCGCGGCCAGAGGGATAATCCACCTGGCCCAGCGCCGCGGCGGGACCGGTTTGGGGCGCGCTCCGGTTTCCGGCGGTGCCAGAAGCCGCTCCAACCCCTCTTCCAGCGGGCGCAACACGTGCTCGCCCAGCCGGTCCAGGATCAGCGAACGGCGCAGTACCTCCAGCAGCCAGGAGCGGGGCCGTTCCCCTCCGGCCGTCTCTTCCAGCTTGAAGCGCTGCGACCAAGCCACCAGCGGCCGCCAGAAAACCTGGTCCACCAGAACAATCAGGCCGGCCATGGTGAGGAGTGCGTAGAAGAGCGCCTGGGTGTTCCCTTCGCTGGTGGCGGTGGCCAGGTAAGAGCCGATGCCGGGCAGGCGGATGTCCCGCCCCAGTACGGAGATGGCCTCGCTGGCGGCCAGGAAAAACCACCCGCCGCCGAAGGACATCATGGCGTTCCACACCAGGGGTATGGCGGCGAACGGCAGCTCTACAGAGGTGAGGCGCCGCCACCAGTTGAGGCCGTAGACGGCGCTGGCCTCTTTGAGATCCCGCGGGATGCTCCGGAGCGAGTAATAAAAGCTGAAGGTCATGTTCCAGACCTGGCTCGTAAAGATGGCGAAAATCGCGGCCAGCTCCACTCCAAGGGTGCTACCCGGGAAGAGAGCCATAAGCCCGGTTAAACTCACCGAGAGAAACCCGAGCACCGGGACCGACTGCAGCACGTCGAGCAGGGGAACGAGAATCTTGTCCGCCCCCGGCACGTACGCCGCCACGTAGCCGTAAACGACTGTAAAGAGAAAGGAAAGGACCAGCGCAATGACCATGCGCAGGAGCGAACGCGCCGCGTAGTAGGGCAGCTCACGCGGGTCGAGCGATAAACCGGGTCCCAGCGCCGTGGCCAGGGGTGCCCCCATCTGCCGCCCCAGGTGTATCAGTAAGTAAAACAGGCCGGTGATGGCGACGAGCACGCAGAGGTCAATCCAGGGCGAGTGGCGCTTTTTCGGTAAATCCGGACGGACAAAAACCGGCATTCGCTTGCCTCCCTGGGGTCCGGTGCTATACTCACCATGCCCAGCCAGCGAGGCTTCTATGAATCGGCTTACAGCCGGCGGTGCGGGCGTATGTGGCTGCCCGCGGCAACGCCCGCATATAGGGCCTTGACGCAGTGCACGGCAATCCCTCCTCTAACGCAAGCTTTCGATACCTGCTTCTTCGGTAAGGATGATCCATCTGGGGTTCAGGGTCAGCGTCCATCGCGCGCACCACCTCCTTTGTCGAACGAAAAGCCCCTCAACGGGTGAGGGGCATGCGCACTGCACCCTCCTCGTTGAGCTTTGGCACTGTACGACTTTGGCAGCGCCAGCCACGTTAGGTAAAACCTTAAGCCGGTAATACCTGCTCACCCATTGGTGTCTTTCGACATTTCCGGGCAGTGGCCTGTATTCGTACAGGAGCCTCGCCTAACA
Coding sequences:
- a CDS encoding nitrate/sulfonate/bicarbonate ABC transporter ATP-binding protein, which codes for MADLIKLEHVAQQYEVGDQKVTVLDDINLTVREGEFLGILGPSGSGKSTLLRIIAGLVKPTGGTVLYRGQALTGVNPGAGFVFQTFALFPWLTVLENVELGLKQKNLTPKERRRKALAAIDIVGLDGFENAYPKELSGGMRQRVGFGRALAVEPDVLLMDEPFSALDVLTAENLRRDFLELWLEKKLPTRAVILVTHGIEELVYMADRAVVLSGHPAHVVADIPIDLPHWRDREDPAFMARVDELYRVLTRKERETDHRTLPATEEKRFTPVPPVRAGAMTGLIEMLEDMDGKADLYRLADDLILDVEDFLPIVQGVELLGFARVEAGDIELTPKGAAFAEASVLERKDIFRQQVLERVPALKRIIHVIKTKSNRRLPREFLLEILERQFGVSEAQRQLETLVDWGRYAEVIGYDEHTHNLFLEEFFADGSAR
- a CDS encoding ABC transporter permease subunit, whose protein sequence is MPVFVRPDLPKKRHSPWIDLCVLVAITGLFYLLIHLGRQMGAPLATALGPGLSLDPRELPYYAARSLLRMVIALVLSFLFTVVYGYVAAYVPGADKILVPLLDVLQSVPVLGFLSVSLTGLMALFPGSTLGVELAAIFAIFTSQVWNMTFSFYYSLRSIPRDLKEASAVYGLNWWRRLTSVELPFAAIPLVWNAMMSFGGGWFFLAASEAISVLGRDIRLPGIGSYLATATSEGNTQALFYALLTMAGLIVLVDQVFWRPLVAWSQRFKLEETAGGERPRSWLLEVLRRSLILDRLGEHVLRPLEEGLERLLAPPETGARPKPVPPRRWARWIIPLAAGLVFLVLLPYARAGVVLIARLGAAELWYVVVLGFYTLLRTSAAVLLGALWAVPVGVAIGLNPRLNQVAQPLTQLAASFPANMLFPFFGLLYVRYGLSFELGAVPLMMLGTQWYILFNVIAGASGLPADLKEAAVILKLSRWETWRVLILPGILRALVTGGVTAAGGAWNASIVAEILDLKGHELTASGLGAYITQATRAGNWGQIIWGILVMSLFVVTVNRLFWRRLYQLAEEKYSL